The Candidatus Neomarinimicrobiota bacterium genome includes a window with the following:
- a CDS encoding PASTA domain-containing protein, translated as MKAKVIIQYLTALAVLAIIFTVLLDQVIMPAYVYQGQVRYLPNVVGLPYPEAVETLKEEGFRVEKAHVAHTQEYPPNQVFEMFPKAYSRVKKGRIIQLTVTEEEKMVEVPSLVDKTLRAAEIEVARAGLVIDTVHTAYSDDYPAGVVTWQSPRGGNLLRRGSSISLMVSMGEAPLSYYVPSVIGMGFQAGRREILDAGLEIGHVRYIYAPNLLPNTIVDQSIAGGSVLKVKRAINLTVSTYDKEKE; from the coding sequence ATGAAAGCCAAAGTGATCATCCAGTATCTGACAGCTTTGGCGGTGCTGGCTATTATCTTCACCGTCCTGCTGGACCAGGTCATTATGCCTGCGTATGTCTACCAAGGGCAGGTCCGCTATCTGCCTAACGTCGTGGGTCTGCCCTATCCCGAAGCCGTTGAAACACTTAAAGAGGAGGGATTCCGGGTAGAAAAGGCACACGTGGCCCACACCCAGGAATACCCTCCCAACCAGGTTTTCGAGATGTTTCCCAAGGCCTATTCGCGGGTAAAAAAGGGACGGATTATTCAACTCACAGTGACTGAAGAGGAAAAGATGGTAGAGGTTCCCAGCCTGGTAGATAAAACCCTGCGAGCAGCCGAGATAGAGGTGGCCCGGGCCGGGCTGGTCATCGATACCGTCCACACCGCCTACAGCGACGACTATCCTGCCGGTGTCGTCACCTGGCAGTCACCCCGGGGCGGCAATCTGCTTCGTCGTGGCTCAAGTATCTCGCTCATGGTCAGTATGGGCGAGGCACCACTCTCCTACTATGTCCCCAGTGTAATCGGCATGGGCTTCCAGGCCGGTCGGCGCGAAATCCTCGACGCCGGCCTTGAAATCGGCCACGTGAGATATATTTATGCGCCGAACCTGCTGCCCAACACTATTGTCGATCAAAGTATTGCCGGGGGCAGTGTGCTGAAAGTTAAACGGGCCATCAACCTGACGGTGAGTACCTACGATAAGGAAAAAGAATGA
- the rsmB gene encoding 16S rRNA (cytosine(967)-C(5))-methyltransferase RsmB, whose protein sequence is MTTHTMIDEARKTAFQVLVQAEQGGRINDVLHNALAGTTLTNQERRFITELVLGTTRMQGRLDSDLAACYRGRYAHMEKDVRQLLRLGAYQLRYMDSVPPHAALSTTVELARAVNLTRAAGLINGVLRELTRQPPITTPPMDASVGELALAYSHPKWLVERWLDRWGREKTIALMEWNNRRPAVWFRQRKDEAQQKRLADLAAAKKISLQRHPILEESLTAVPSPAPLLEPEVLNEGLFIVQDPSSGAVVRAVDPQPGEVIIDLCAGPGGKTAALADCVGPEGRILAYEIDPDRVRQINSTLNRLRLENVDLYPGDATTQALPKADKLLIDVPCSGTGVLARRADLRWRRQPEHLAEMTTLQMSLLVHAAHHLPPEGTLIYATCSLEPEENWELVHAFQRDHPEFYIVPMPESVPREWLDRDGALSTFPPDHQVDGLFAVRLRVQ, encoded by the coding sequence ATGACAACTCATACCATGATAGACGAGGCCCGGAAAACCGCGTTTCAGGTGCTCGTTCAGGCGGAGCAAGGCGGCCGGATTAACGACGTGTTGCACAATGCTCTCGCTGGCACTACTCTGACAAATCAGGAACGCCGCTTTATCACCGAGCTGGTTCTAGGTACCACCCGTATGCAGGGACGCCTGGATTCCGATCTGGCCGCCTGTTACCGGGGTCGGTATGCCCACATGGAAAAAGACGTGAGACAGCTCCTGCGCCTGGGGGCCTACCAGCTGCGGTATATGGACAGCGTGCCGCCCCATGCCGCCTTGAGCACCACCGTTGAATTGGCTCGCGCGGTTAACCTTACCCGAGCAGCTGGTCTCATCAACGGGGTACTTAGAGAGCTGACTCGCCAGCCGCCCATCACCACGCCGCCCATGGATGCCTCGGTGGGGGAACTGGCCCTTGCCTATAGCCATCCAAAGTGGCTGGTGGAACGCTGGCTGGACCGGTGGGGGCGGGAAAAGACCATTGCCCTCATGGAATGGAACAACCGCCGACCTGCGGTCTGGTTCCGACAACGCAAAGACGAAGCCCAACAGAAGCGTTTGGCCGACCTGGCGGCGGCAAAAAAGATTTCCCTGCAACGGCACCCGATTCTGGAAGAATCCCTCACCGCCGTGCCCTCCCCCGCCCCGCTGCTGGAACCGGAAGTGCTAAATGAGGGTCTCTTTATCGTGCAGGATCCCTCCTCAGGAGCCGTCGTCAGGGCGGTGGATCCTCAACCCGGCGAAGTCATTATCGACCTCTGCGCCGGACCGGGCGGCAAAACCGCCGCCCTGGCTGACTGCGTGGGACCGGAAGGGCGAATCCTCGCCTATGAGATAGACCCCGACCGCGTGCGCCAGATCAACAGCACCCTCAACCGCCTGCGCCTGGAGAACGTAGACCTTTACCCCGGTGACGCTACTACCCAGGCCCTCCCTAAGGCAGACAAGCTATTGATAGACGTTCCCTGCAGCGGTACCGGAGTACTGGCACGGCGGGCCGATCTGCGCTGGCGGCGGCAGCCTGAACACCTGGCGGAAATGACCACCCTCCAGATGTCCCTCCTGGTACACGCCGCTCACCACTTGCCGCCCGAAGGTACCCTGATCTATGCCACCTGTTCACTGGAGCCCGAGGAGAATTGGGAGCTTGTCCATGCCTTCCAACGCGACCATCCTGAGTTCTATATCGTACCAATGCCCGAAAGTGTCCCCCGGGAGTGGCTAGACCGGGACGGCGCCCTCAGCACTTTTCCCCCCGATCACCAAGTGGACGGCCTTTTCGCTGTCCGCCTGCGGGTGCAATGA
- the yajC gene encoding preprotein translocase subunit YajC, with product MDVLYGLSQPGGEGSGGGMLAFLPMILMFAIIYFLLIRPQMRRQKQQRQMLSTLQKGDQVLTRGGIYGKIEAFKGKDGSQVLLDVGKGNKITVARAYIVGLATDQVETPKGD from the coding sequence TTGGACGTCTTATACGGCTTAAGTCAACCGGGTGGTGAGGGATCGGGCGGCGGGATGCTCGCTTTCCTGCCCATGATCCTGATGTTCGCCATTATCTATTTCCTGCTTATCCGGCCCCAGATGAGGCGCCAGAAACAACAGCGGCAAATGCTCAGCACTTTGCAGAAAGGCGATCAGGTACTCACGCGGGGCGGCATTTATGGGAAAATCGAAGCCTTTAAAGGCAAGGACGGCAGCCAGGTACTGCTGGACGTTGGCAAGGGGAATAAGATCACCGTTGCCAGGGCCTATATCGTAGGGCTGGCCACCGATCAAGTCGAAACGCCCAAGGGTGATTGA
- the fmt gene encoding methionyl-tRNA formyltransferase, which translates to MRLVYMGTPEFANPSLIKLHQSSHQVVAVVTGPDKPAGRGRKLQSPPVKRLAENLGYPVLQPASLKEDRFQSYLADMAADLFVVVAFRILPDALLLIPPRGAVNLHPSLLPKYRGAAPIQHCLLAGETITGVTTITLTSQIDAGDILLQHEHPIQPDDDYGSLAERLATIGADILVETLDSLEAGKIQPRPQAELMTGELPRAPKITPADLLIRWDRPAAVITNQIRAFSPGPGAVTFLDGHRLKLFKALAVPGQGEPGEVLGVSQGRLQVGTSEGVLEVAELQLEGRQRMTVNEFLRGTHLEPGKVLG; encoded by the coding sequence ATGCGCCTGGTCTATATGGGGACCCCGGAATTCGCCAACCCCTCCCTGATAAAACTGCACCAATCTTCCCACCAGGTGGTGGCCGTGGTCACTGGCCCGGACAAGCCAGCCGGCCGCGGCCGCAAGCTACAATCCCCACCGGTTAAACGTCTGGCGGAAAACCTGGGATATCCCGTCCTGCAACCCGCCAGCCTCAAGGAGGATCGCTTCCAATCCTATCTGGCCGACATGGCCGCCGATCTGTTTGTGGTGGTGGCCTTTCGGATTCTACCCGATGCCTTGCTGTTAATTCCTCCCCGGGGCGCTGTAAACCTCCACCCTTCCCTGCTACCCAAGTACCGGGGTGCAGCACCAATTCAGCACTGTCTGCTAGCCGGCGAGACCATTACCGGCGTGACAACCATTACCTTGACGTCTCAGATCGACGCCGGTGACATCCTGCTCCAGCACGAGCACCCCATCCAGCCCGATGATGACTACGGTTCCCTGGCCGAGCGGCTGGCTACCATAGGCGCCGATATCCTGGTAGAGACTCTGGACAGCCTGGAGGCAGGGAAGATCCAGCCCCGTCCCCAGGCGGAATTGATGACCGGCGAACTACCCCGAGCGCCAAAAATCACCCCGGCGGACTTGCTAATCCGTTGGGATCGTCCGGCGGCAGTGATCACCAACCAGATCAGGGCCTTTTCCCCCGGGCCGGGTGCCGTTACCTTCTTGGATGGGCACCGTTTGAAACTATTCAAAGCCTTAGCTGTGCCCGGCCAGGGGGAACCGGGGGAGGTACTCGGCGTAAGCCAGGGTCGGCTGCAGGTGGGCACGAGCGAGGGAGTGCTGGAAGTCGCCGAGCTACAATTAGAAGGACGGCAGCGGATGACGGTGAACGAGTTTCTACGAGGCACCCACCTTGAGCCGGGAAAGGTTCTCGGCTAG
- the def gene encoding peptide deformylase, whose protein sequence is MAVLPIVKYGDPLLRKRLVFVADPRKVHDMVDDMLATMYAEEGMGLAANQVGLDLNFAVVDISHTEEDKGPRVLINPEILESTGSFEMEEGCLSIPKIRATITRPEKVRVRFQDETGETYEEWFDGLLGRVIQHEVDHLNGIFYTDHLTPAKHAMLEKRLAEIAEMGAPTTGITL, encoded by the coding sequence ATGGCGGTCCTGCCCATCGTGAAATACGGCGATCCGCTTCTACGCAAGCGCCTCGTGTTTGTGGCCGATCCCCGAAAAGTCCACGACATGGTGGATGATATGTTAGCAACCATGTACGCCGAGGAGGGCATGGGCTTAGCGGCCAACCAAGTAGGACTGGACCTTAATTTTGCCGTCGTCGACATCAGCCACACGGAAGAGGACAAGGGTCCCCGCGTTTTGATCAATCCCGAGATATTGGAGTCCACCGGAAGCTTCGAAATGGAGGAGGGCTGCCTGAGTATCCCCAAAATCAGGGCCACCATCACCCGGCCAGAAAAGGTTCGTGTCCGTTTCCAGGACGAGACCGGGGAAACGTATGAGGAATGGTTTGACGGGCTGCTGGGCCGAGTTATTCAGCACGAGGTGGATCATCTGAACGGGATCTTTTACACTGATCACCTGACCCCCGCCAAGCATGCCATGCTAGAAAAGCGGCTGGCTGAAATCGCTGAGATGGGAGCGCCGACTACTGGTATCACCCTCTAA